The following coding sequences are from one Lysinibacillus sp. FSL W8-0992 window:
- a CDS encoding alpha/beta hydrolase, protein MDKGTVQDLKFYSEALQEELELYIYVPANYSPLYKYNILIASDGKDYFQLGGITKLADELIDDYEIENLIIAFVPYKDIKDRRHKYIPSGEQHEAYLRFLAHELVPYLDAEYATYQMGMSRAVIGDSMAATASLMAALKYPSIFGKVILQSPYVDEDVLKAVEHFKDPGAISIYHIVGKNEDKVVTMDKTIKDFLTPNRQLHNLMLSKGFSTFYEEFDGNHTWKYWKPDLRRALIENFN, encoded by the coding sequence TTGGATAAGGGAACTGTACAAGATTTAAAATTCTATAGTGAAGCATTGCAGGAGGAATTAGAGCTATATATTTATGTCCCTGCTAATTATTCTCCACTATACAAATATAATATTTTAATCGCATCAGACGGTAAGGACTATTTCCAACTAGGAGGTATTACAAAACTAGCCGATGAACTTATCGATGACTATGAAATCGAGAATTTAATCATTGCATTTGTTCCATATAAAGATATTAAAGATCGCCGTCATAAATATATTCCGAGTGGTGAACAACACGAAGCCTATTTGCGCTTTCTAGCACATGAACTTGTTCCTTATTTGGATGCTGAATATGCAACATACCAGATGGGTATGAGCCGTGCTGTCATCGGTGATTCTATGGCTGCAACCGCTTCCTTAATGGCTGCTTTAAAGTACCCAAGCATTTTTGGAAAAGTTATTTTGCAATCACCTTATGTTGATGAAGATGTACTGAAAGCTGTTGAACACTTCAAAGATCCAGGGGCAATTTCTATTTATCATATCGTTGGCAAAAACGAAGATAAAGTTGTAACAATGGATAAAACTATAAAAGATTTCTTAACACCAAATCGTCAGTTGCATAATCTTATGTTAAGCAAAGGCTTTTCTACATTTTATGAAGAGTTCGATGGAAATCATACATGGAAATATTGGAAACCTGATTTAAGACGTGCATTAATTGAAAATTTCAATTAA
- a CDS encoding YjcG family protein, with product MKYGIVAFPSKKLQDLANTYRKRYDPHYAKITPHMTLKDSFDATEEDIQSIVKQLDDIAANHAPLSIHASRISSFFPTTNAIYFRIEPTQQLQAFHRVIEEKIPFGDSKHVFVPHITIAQKMTDSEHDDIFGQLRMTGVDEKDSIDRIHLLYQLEDGSWTTYETFRLTGAE from the coding sequence ATGAAGTACGGAATTGTGGCTTTTCCATCAAAAAAATTGCAAGATTTAGCGAACACGTATCGCAAACGTTACGATCCGCATTATGCAAAGATTACACCGCATATGACGTTAAAGGACAGCTTTGATGCAACGGAAGAGGATATTCAATCCATCGTGAAGCAATTAGATGACATTGCTGCCAATCATGCACCTTTAAGCATTCACGCATCACGCATTAGTTCGTTTTTCCCAACAACAAATGCGATTTATTTCCGCATCGAACCAACTCAACAATTACAAGCATTCCATCGTGTGATTGAAGAAAAAATTCCTTTTGGGGATTCTAAACATGTTTTTGTCCCACACATTACAATTGCACAAAAAATGACTGATTCAGAGCATGATGATATTTTTGGCCAACTCCGCATGACAGGGGTTGATGAAAAAGATAGTATTGATCGTATTCATCTTTTATATCAATTGGAAGATGGGTCATGGACAACATATGAAACATTCCGATTGACTGGAGCTGAATAA
- a CDS encoding GNAT family N-acetyltransferase — translation MYNVKIVETEKEHDDAFAVRKKVFVEEQGVPLHLECDAQDETATHFIMYEGDEPVGAARLRSIEEHTAKIERVCILQSQRGKKLGALIMKEMENYATSIDQKKLKLHAQSYAVPFYEKLGYTVTSPEFMDAGIPHRAMEKII, via the coding sequence TTGTATAACGTTAAGATAGTTGAAACAGAGAAAGAACATGACGATGCATTTGCTGTTCGAAAAAAGGTTTTTGTAGAGGAACAGGGTGTTCCACTTCATTTAGAATGTGATGCGCAAGATGAAACTGCAACACATTTCATTATGTATGAGGGCGATGAACCTGTTGGTGCTGCTCGTCTTCGTAGCATTGAAGAGCATACTGCAAAAATTGAACGCGTATGTATTTTGCAAAGTCAGCGTGGCAAAAAACTGGGTGCCCTAATAATGAAGGAAATGGAAAACTACGCGACTTCCATTGACCAGAAGAAATTAAAACTCCATGCGCAAAGCTACGCTGTTCCTTTTTACGAAAAGCTTGGCTATACGGTAACATCTCCAGAATTTATGGATGCCGGTATACCACATCGAGCAATGGAAAAAATAATTTAA
- a CDS encoding stage VI sporulation protein F, producing the protein MHRSFFNSIEQKTGVSMDEIFALANAIQHADFTNEKQVRKIVRRVGKVSNRQITQELEDKIVKSIIQDGASLDFDKLAKMMK; encoded by the coding sequence ATGCATCGCTCGTTTTTTAATTCGATTGAGCAAAAGACAGGCGTTTCAATGGATGAAATCTTTGCATTAGCAAATGCAATTCAACATGCTGATTTTACCAATGAAAAACAAGTAAGAAAAATTGTACGTCGTGTCGGCAAAGTGTCTAATAGACAAATCACACAAGAGCTTGAAGATAAAATAGTAAAGTCTATTATTCAAGATGGTGCTTCACTAGACTTCGACAAGCTTGCTAAAATGATGAAGTAA